A single genomic interval of Rosistilla ulvae harbors:
- a CDS encoding transglutaminase family protein has protein sequence MKYRITHTTKYNYSQPVGVCHNKIHLAARSLPQQTVTNFHLLIKPDAFASTCQKDYFGNRVDYFSIQEPHRSLTVTATSNVEVRPITRPPAFTASPPWEDVAQGIAKRRDELSLSAYQFSFASRIVPRDPAYTEYTLASFTKGRPIVEAGLDLTRRIFEDFKYDPRATTVSTPVDVVFKQRAGVCQDFAHLQIACLRSIGLASRYVSGYLRTLPPPGKERLIGNDQSHAWLSLYCGDEIGWVDFDPTNNMIPATDHITIGWGQDYSDLCPIQGVFIGGGKNRMDVSVDVATISPDA, from the coding sequence ATGAAGTACCGGATCACCCACACCACAAAATACAACTACAGCCAGCCGGTTGGAGTTTGTCACAACAAGATCCATCTCGCCGCGCGTTCGCTGCCACAGCAAACGGTGACCAACTTCCATTTGTTGATCAAGCCGGATGCGTTTGCGTCGACGTGCCAGAAAGATTATTTCGGCAATCGCGTCGATTACTTTTCGATCCAAGAACCGCATCGCAGTTTGACCGTGACCGCGACCAGCAATGTCGAAGTCCGTCCGATCACGCGGCCGCCCGCCTTTACTGCATCGCCGCCGTGGGAGGATGTCGCGCAGGGCATCGCCAAACGCCGCGACGAATTGAGCCTTTCGGCGTATCAGTTTTCGTTCGCCTCGCGGATCGTGCCACGCGATCCGGCGTACACTGAATATACGTTGGCAAGTTTCACCAAGGGACGGCCGATCGTTGAAGCGGGGCTCGATCTAACGCGGCGGATCTTCGAAGACTTTAAGTACGATCCGCGAGCGACCACGGTCAGCACGCCTGTCGACGTCGTCTTCAAGCAACGAGCGGGCGTCTGCCAAGACTTTGCCCACCTGCAAATCGCCTGCTTGCGGTCGATCGGTCTGGCCTCTCGCTACGTCAGCGGATACCTGCGAACGCTGCCTCCGCCGGGCAAAGAGCGGTTGATCGGCAACGACCAATCGCACGCTTGGTTGTCGCTGTATTGTGGCGACGAGATCGGTTGGGTCGATTTCGATCCGACGAATAATATGATCCCCGCTACCGATCACATCACAATCGGCTGGGGGCAGGACTACAGCGACCTCTGCCCGATCCAAGGCGTCTTCATCGGTGGCGGCAAGAACCGGATGGATGTCAGCGTCGACGTGGCGACGATTTCGCCCGACGCTTGA